A portion of the Flavobacterium limnophilum genome contains these proteins:
- a CDS encoding ABC transporter permease codes for MFKLFRENVRIATGSIRTQLLRTILTVLIIAIGITALVGILTVVSALENTLSSDFASMGANTFNINQYENTARRHGGREREIINPIISYPEVVAFKNKYKYPFTETSVSFTATSTAEIKYESTKTDPENTIVGVDEYFITNSGLETSSGRNFTGFDIQNNTYNCIVGSDFQKGLLKDINPIDKIISIRGAKFKVIGVLKEKGSTFGNSQDLRVLIPIQVARSLFTAPNINYTVSVMVNQKEMLDQAIDDANNTMRRVRKLSPVQDNNFAVVRSDDLINRILSITQYLGIASWVISIITILGSSIALMNIMIVSVTERTREIGVRKALGAKKSTIAFQFFIETLLIGQLGGLAGIVFGILVGFGFASAMDFAFVIPWGAIMAAFATSFAVAIVSGLYPAIKASKLDPIEALRYE; via the coding sequence ATGTTTAAATTATTCCGAGAAAACGTCCGAATTGCTACAGGTTCCATCAGAACCCAATTGTTGCGCACCATTCTTACCGTGTTGATTATTGCCATTGGAATCACAGCTTTGGTAGGAATCCTGACGGTAGTTTCGGCTTTAGAAAACACGCTATCTTCTGATTTTGCTTCGATGGGAGCCAATACTTTCAACATCAATCAATACGAAAACACGGCTCGACGCCACGGCGGCAGGGAAAGAGAAATTATAAATCCCATCATTTCTTATCCTGAAGTGGTGGCTTTCAAAAACAAATACAAATACCCTTTTACTGAAACTTCGGTTTCCTTCACGGCCACTTCAACAGCCGAAATCAAATACGAATCCACCAAAACCGACCCCGAAAACACGATTGTTGGCGTTGACGAATACTTTATCACCAATTCCGGTTTAGAAACCAGTTCAGGAAGAAATTTCACTGGATTCGACATTCAAAACAACACCTATAATTGCATCGTGGGTTCCGATTTTCAAAAAGGATTACTGAAAGACATCAACCCAATAGACAAAATAATTTCGATTCGTGGCGCCAAATTCAAAGTGATTGGTGTACTGAAAGAAAAAGGCTCCACCTTTGGCAACAGCCAAGATTTAAGGGTTTTAATTCCTATTCAAGTCGCACGTTCGTTGTTTACCGCGCCCAATATCAATTACACGGTAAGCGTAATGGTTAATCAAAAAGAAATGCTGGATCAAGCCATTGACGATGCCAACAACACGATGCGAAGAGTGCGCAAATTAAGCCCTGTACAAGACAACAATTTTGCCGTAGTGCGAAGTGATGATTTGATTAACCGAATACTTAGCATCACGCAATATTTAGGAATCGCTTCCTGGGTTATCAGCATTATCACAATCCTAGGTTCATCTATCGCCTTGATGAACATCATGATTGTTTCGGTAACGGAACGCACCCGCGAAATTGGCGTTCGAAAAGCATTGGGAGCCAAAAAAAGTACCATCGCTTTCCAGTTTTTCATAGAAACTTTGCTCATTGGTCAACTCGGTGGTTTGGCTGGAATTGTTTTTGGAATTTTGGTTGGTTTTGGCTTTGCATCGGCTATGGATTTTGCTTTTGTAATTCCTTGGGGAGCAATTATGGCGGCTTTCGCAACCAGTTTTGCTGTAGCAATAGTCTCTGGATTATATCCAGCAATTAAAGCCTCTAAACTCGACCCGATCGAGGCGTTGCGATACGAATAA
- the prmC gene encoding peptide chain release factor N(5)-glutamine methyltransferase, translating into MNIKNYRTQFIQELSPIYDAGEAESFFYLILEEKNQLKRIDLALNPDLTFSDEEIQLWNSILEQLKLEIPVQYLLGKTSFYGLDFEVNENVLIPRPETEELVEWIIQSTKVEVGSQKLSFDSAQDDSGKIKILDIGTGSGCIAVSLAKNIPNAQVFAIDVSGKALATAQKNAVINEVEVNFIKTDILKTNDLEKLPTVILSGVEGQLPTTFDIIVSNPPYVRELEKQEIKKNVLDNEPHLALFVDDNDALVFYRKIAELALKNLSPNGQLFFEINQYLGKEMMELLEKMGFKNVELRKDIYGNDRMIRGTR; encoded by the coding sequence ATGAATATTAAAAATTACAGAACCCAATTCATTCAAGAACTTTCGCCAATTTACGATGCTGGCGAAGCCGAAAGTTTTTTCTATTTGATTTTGGAAGAGAAAAATCAATTGAAAAGAATTGATTTAGCATTGAATCCCGATTTGACTTTCTCTGATGAAGAAATCCAGCTTTGGAATTCGATTTTGGAACAATTAAAATTAGAAATTCCAGTGCAGTATTTGCTTGGGAAAACCAGTTTTTACGGTTTGGATTTCGAAGTCAATGAAAATGTCCTGATTCCAAGACCGGAAACGGAAGAATTGGTCGAATGGATTATTCAAAGTACGAAGGTGGAAGTTGGAAGTCAGAAGTTGTCCTTCGACTCCGCTCAGGATGACAGTGGGAAGATAAAAATTTTGGACATTGGAACGGGTAGTGGTTGTATCGCCGTTTCATTGGCAAAAAACATTCCGAATGCCCAAGTTTTTGCGATTGATGTTTCGGGAAAAGCATTGGCAACAGCCCAAAAAAATGCCGTTATCAATGAAGTCGAAGTAAATTTTATAAAAACCGATATTTTAAAAACCAACGATTTAGAAAAACTTCCCACTGTCATCCTGAGCGGAGTCGAAGGACAACTTCCCACTACATTCGACATTATTGTTTCAAATCCGCCGTATGTTCGAGAATTGGAAAAACAGGAAATCAAGAAAAATGTTTTAGACAATGAACCGCATTTGGCACTTTTTGTTGATGATAACGATGCGCTTGTTTTTTACAGAAAAATAGCCGAATTGGCCCTGAAAAACTTGTCTCCAAACGGACAATTATTCTTCGAAATCAATCAATATCTTGGTAAGGAAATGATGGAATTACTTGAAAAAATGGGTTTCAAAAACGTTGAATTAAGGAAGGATATTTACGGGAACGATAGAATGATTCGAGGTACGAGGTAA